The Lipingzhangella halophila genome segment ACGGTGTACCCGCCCATGCCGTTCCCGGCGTCGACAACCGCGGTGAGGGGGCGCACACCTGAGAGGTCGACCAGCGACCGCAGGTAGACCGCGTACTCCGACAGCAGGTCGCGTTCGGTGACGGACCCCATGGGTCCGCCGTGTTCGGGGGCGCCCAGCTCGGCGAGCCGTCGGATCTCGTCGAGACCGGTGTCGCCGCTGATCGGCGCGGCGCCCTCGCGGCACATCTTGATCCCGTTGTACTCGGCCGGGTTGTGGCTCGCGGTGAACACCGCGCCGGGCATCCCGAGGTGCCCGGACGCGTAGTAGAGCATGTCGGTCGAGCCCAGGCCGGCCGAGATCACGTCGACGCCCTGTCCCGTGACCCCTTCGGCGAACGCCGCGGCGAGCTCGGGCGAGGACGGCCGCATGTCGTGGGCGACAACGACGCTGCTCGCCCCGACCACCCGCGCGAAGCCCGCGCCGATCGCGCGGGCGACACCGGCGTCGATGCTGTCCGGGACCACTCCCCTGACGTCGTATGCCTTGAAGATCTGACCGAGGTCACCCACTGCTACTCCGAACGGGTCGAGGTGGTTGCAGGTCGCGCGCACTCCCACCGCGCCACGGGGACCGCGAACAGTACTGGTGTCCCCGCGCGTGCCGGTGCCCACGCGGTTACCAAACTACAAGATCCGGGGCCACGGCCCAGGAGCCCGCTGGCCGCGCGCGCCCCTTCAGGACTCGCGGCTGGAGGAGCCCGGCGACTGGTCCTGGTGGTGCGGCTCGGACTTGACGACACGCAGGTGGCCCTTACGGCCGGTCTCGATGCCCTGCCCCACCGGACTGTGCGCGGCGGGTGGGCGCGCGGCCTCGCGGACGGCATCCGCGAGCGCCTCAAGGTCGTCGCTTCCGGGACCGCCGGCGGTGTTGTCAGCGGGCAGCCGGACGACCTCCCAGCCGCGGGGGGCCGTGAGCCGCTCGGCATGCATCGCGCACAGGTCGTAGCAATGTGGTTCGACATAGGCCGCGAGCGGTCCGAGCACAGCGGTGGAGTCGGCGTAGACATAGGTGAGCGTGAATACTGCTGGCTGCCTGCACGCAGTACGCGAGCAGCGTCGTACAACGCTCACGGTCACCGACTGTATGCCTTTCCCCGCCTGGGCGCCAGCATCGCCCCGCGGTGTCCGCATTGCGTGGGGGCTGCGCGAGAAGCAAGGATGACATACTCTCGAACCGTGCGACGAGTGCACCGACAAAGGGTCCAAGCCGACCGGGTACGGCGCCGCGACCGCAGGGGTCGCGGAATACGGGGTCCTTTGACCCCGCCCCAGCTCCCCATTTCGCGTAGCCGGGCGCAGATCTTCGATGACCTGGTACTCGACGCTGTCGAGCGCCTGGAGCGCGTGTGGGCGCGGGAACTGGCGAACGTGGAGTTCCTGGTCGAAGACGTCCCCCGGGTTCCGACGGGGATCACCGCCGATGACGGCATCCCGTTCTCCCGCCTTGAGTCCGCCGGCGGGGGCAAGGCCCGGATCACGATCTACCGCAGGCCGGTCGAGATCCGCACCAGGGAACCCGAGGAGATGGCGCTCCTCGTCTACGACACGGTGGTGGAGGAGGTCGCCAATCTCCTGGGCCTGGAGCCCGAGACCATCGACCCCGAGGCCTGACACGTCCGGGACACCGAAGTACGCGGCCCACCCCCGCGCCCGTGTCACGGGGCTGGATCAGTGCGGTGAGCGGGTGGTTGGACGCCCGGCAAGGGCGGCAGGCGGTCCAGGGGTGGTGCCCCTCGGTGCTGGCGGCGGATGGTGACGCATCCGGCGAGGGCAGCGAAGGCAGCACATGGCCCGGGTAAGCGCATGTCGGTACGGGGTCCCGGTGGTGGCGCCCCCGACGACGGGGGTCTGGCTCGTGGCTGGGCCCGTCGTGGGTGACCGTGGCACCAAACCGGGCGAAACACGGCAGAACGGTCAGGTGTAGGGGTGGGGTCCGCACCGAACCTGACCGTGCGGACATGGTCAGCGCCGAGAATGTCCCCTCAGTCACTCTCGATGCGGCCCACCACCGAGAATGTCCCCACAGTCACCCTCGATGCGCGCCCCGCCGCCGGGCGGGAACGCTGACGCACGCCCGGAGGGCGGCTCCTCCGGAGTTGGCGGCCCTCGCCGCCGTCGGACGCGGCCCCTGCGCAGCCAGCCCCGGTGGGCACCACCCGGGCCATCCGCCCTCGTCGCCGCTCTCGTCGCGCGCGCCGCTATCGGGCACCAGTAGCGATTACCGGCGGCTGGTCCAGCCGGCGTCCTCGCTGCCCTCGTTAGCCGCGCAACCGCCCGTTATCCGGGCCGATCACCGCCAACCCCGGCCATCCGCCGCCGTCGCCGCTCCCGGTGGACGCCGCACCACCCGCCCACATCACCGGTCTAGGGCACCGCGCTCGTCAGGCTGTCGCTGACCGCGGGCAGTGCCACCTCGGTGGGGGCGGGCCGCAGCGGGACCGTTGAGGTGGCACGGTCGTCGTCCGAGCTCTGGGTGAGCTCGCGCGCCCCGTACACCGGCCCGGAGTCCTCGGGGACCTGGATGGCCAGGGCATGCGCGTCCTCTGGGCTGGGCACCTCGGCAACCAGGGTGTGTCCGGCCTCGATGTCCACCTGCTGGGACTCGCCCTGCGCCCCCTCCTCGCCGAAGGCGGTGACGACCACGCTCGCGTTGCTCTTGGGGGCCCCGAAGAGCAGCTTGCTCTGTGTGTCCTCGGGGTTCGCCGGAACGACCGCCGTGGTGCTCAAGGGGCCCTCCAGCGGTGCGGTGGCCGCCGTGTAGGAGGTGTCCTCACCGCTGTCGCGCTCCATCGCCACGCCCGCCGCGACCGGCCGGTCGGACTCGACGACGACAGTCCCGGGCTGCTGCTCCATCGGGCCTTCGAGGCTCATCATGGCGGACGCGGCCGGGGGGACGCTCAGGTCGTCCAGGCTCTCGTGCTCGACCTCACCGTCGGGGGTGAGTACCCGCGCGCTCACGGTGGCCGGTTCGTCATCCGGCGTCGCGACGACGAGCCGCCGCGTACCGCCGCCTTCGGGGACCCCGGGGATCACATGGCGCTTGGCCGGCTCCGTGGTCGGCGGCACCCAGTCCTGCCCCAGATCCGTACGCTCCGCGAACAGCGACGCGCCAACGCGCCCTTTGCTGGAGCGGACGTGCACCGCGATCGACTCGGTGTCCTCGACCAGGTGAGTGAGCGAGATGTCCTCGTCATCGTGGGGGTCGATCGAGATACCGCGGGTCTCCTCGGCCAGTACCGGGCCGTCCGGGGCGTAGATGTCCACGCTGACGGTGGCCGGGTCGTCGTCGACGTTGGACAACAGCAACTGGGTTCCCTGCAGGGCCTCGCCGCCGGGTGCGGTGAACCAGGTGCTCACGCTCGGGTCGACGCAGCGCACCTCGGTCGCGTAGGGATCGTCCTCGCCGAGGGTGATCTGGGCGACCTCCAGCCCGGTGGCGAATCCGTCTTCGGCGCGCGCCACCGAGAACCGGTCGGCGTCGGTGGTGTCCTCGGACCACGGCTGGCCCATCCGCTCGGCGGTTCCCAGGCGATCATCGTCACCGCTGTTCTCCGCCACGGACAGCGACCCGGTCTCCTGCTGGTTTCCGGGAGCGAAGGCCGCGAGCTCGCTCGCTCGGTCGTCGCCGCGCGGCGCGGGGCAGGCCCGCGTGGCCGATTCCACCTCCACCACCTCGGGGTCCTCGGCGACACCACCGCCGGTGCCCGCCCCAGTGGCGCCCAGGGCGGAGGCCACCCCGAACAAGGCAGCCAACGCGACCATGACCAGGCCAAGCAGCGCGAACCGGTTCTCGACCAGCAGCCTCACGATGAACCACCTTTCCGGCGCCCGCGGCGCCTCCGATGGCCGCGGGTTTCCCGGCGCGTTCCCCGCGCGGAACCGCGGGCCCTGCGCGCGCCGATCGGGTTCCGCGGTCGCGGTGTCGGCTGCTCCTCCTCTTCGCGGACGTCGTCCTCGGTGCGCATGCCCGGTAGCGCGAGCACCACGGCCATGGCGAGCAGCACGGCCTGGGTGATGAGCCATGCCTGCCGGATAAGGCCCGTCCGCTCGATCTCCAGGTCGCCGCCCTTCGCGGGAAGCTCGAACGCCTGCAGCCCGGCCCCGGCCTCGGTCGGTTCGAGCTCGGTGCCGTCGAGCGTGGCCCGCCAGTTACCGTCGGAGGGTTCGGCCAGCAGCAGGGTCCGTTGCCCACTGCCGGGCGGCACCTCGGCGGTTCCCGCCTCGTGGTCCGTCTCGCGCAGGACTGTCGGCGCGCCGTCGCTGTCGGCGACCCGGAGCCGCCCGGTGTCCTCGTCCAGCCGCCACATGGCGAACTCGGGCGAAAGCAGCAGCCGTGCCATTCCGGGAGTGCCGTCCATTGTGTCGACCATGGTGAGGTCGGCGTTGTCTCCGATGTCGGGCTCGGGCAGCAGCACGTAGCCGATACCGAACTGGGCGAGAACGTCGGCCTCGTCGCCGCTCGCGCCGCCGACCAGCCCGGCCACGGCCTGGCTCAGCGCCTCGTGGGACTGCCCTTCGGGCGGCACCTGCTCCTCGCCGACTCGCGGCTCGCGCCCGCGCAGCACGCTGTAGGTCACCGAGCCGTCCCTCTCGGGCGAGATGACGAGTGTGCGCACGCCCGACCCGTCGTCGCTGAGCGATCTGAGGTAGCCGGGCATGGCCGGTCCGGCATCGCCCTCAAGCGGACCCTGCGCGCCGTTCCACATCCACACCGCGGCGGCGGAAACCGGCGTGGTCAGCGCCAGGACGGCGACGGCGAGCGCGAACATCCGGCGCAGTCCCCCCATTCGGACCATAAGGCCGAAGGACTGCGCCGCCGTCGCGGCGGACAGCAACAGCGCCGTGGCGGCGAAGGCCAGCGCCACGCCGGGCCAGGTGGGAGCGGTCGGCCCGCCGTACGGGGGTGCGACGGCCATGTGCCCGATGACGATGGCCACCAGGATGCCGAACAGCGCGATGCTCCAGCCGATCGAGACCAGCATCCGGCGGCGGAGCAACAGCAGGGCGCACAACGCGGCCCCGATGAAGCCGGCGGTGACCCAGATCGGCGGCGTTCCGGGCCCACCCGGGGACAGCATCAGCAACTGGCCGGCTGACGCCGGGGTCGCGCCGGGCTGGTGCAGTCCGGCTTCGAGGAGCCACAACGAGGGGTGCCGGAACAGCGAGAGCGACCACGGGAGCAACAGCAGCAGCGGGGCGACCAGCACGATGCCGATGCTGATGTAGAGCCTGCGGCCGACGTGTCCGAACGCCACCGCCACCAGGACACCGACGACCAGGGCGAGCAGCCACACCAGGGGCACGAAAGCGGCGGCGATACTGAGCAGCAGCGCCATGGTCCAGGCGGCCCGGCGCGACCGGCGCGGTGGCAGGGTCAGGATGCGCAGCACCAGCAGCCCGAGGACCGGGAGCATGGCGTGCACCAGCGCGGTCCCCACCCGGCCCTGGGCGACCGCCCCCGTGGCCATGGGCAGCAGCGCATACGATCCGGCCATCCAGATCTGCGCCGGCCCGTAGTGCAGGACGCGCTTCGCCAGCAGGTAGGCGGTGAGCCCGGCGAGCGGAACACAGCCGACCAGGATGATCGTCACCGCCAGCCACGGCTTGCCGAACGTGACTGTGGAGAGCAGGGCGAGCAGGCCGACATAGGGCGGGGCCGCGGCGCCGGTACCGATTCCGATGTCGTGCCAGCTGGCCAGGTAGATGGACCACAGGTCACTGGCCCCGCCGATCACCGGTGGCAGCGCGCCCCCGGCGAGGCGTTCGCCGATGAGCAGCGAGCGCTCCGCTACCAGCGCGACAACCGTGAGCGCCAACACGAGCAGCGCGCCGGGCTTGGAGAGGACCCGGACCACCAGACTCTGGTCGTCGCGCAGCGGGTCGTCGTCTTCGGCCGGCGGCGGGGTGGTCACCGCCTGGTGCCGGCCGGCGGTGTCGCTTGCGGGGGCGCCCGAGGCGATGTTCGAGACCGCGTCGGTGAACTGCCGCAGCGCCACCCCGCGCGCCATGAACGGCCGGATCGCGCTGTAGGTGCGCCGCCGTTGGCGTCTCCGCCGGAAACGGCCCGCGATGAGCCGGCCGGGCGTCAGGTAGACGGAGGTGATCGCCGCGGCCTCGTCGAAGGCGTTGGCGGGCTGTTTCACGATGGCGTAGGTGAGTACGCGCAGGGCCGAGGCGAAAGAGTTGCGCAGCAGCGCACCGACCATCCCGCCGAACGGCAGGTTCACCAGCAGCACGAAGAGCGCGTGCCGCCGGTCGATCCGGCGCGGGTGGTCGCTGGTCGCGCTGAGGTGCCGCCGGCGCCGCGCGGCGGCCTCGGCGTGGTAGGCCACGGCGTCGGTGACGATGAGCACGCGGTGCCCCGCGCCGCCGGCGCGCCAGCAGAAGTCGATGTCGTCGCGGAACAGCGGCAGCCGCCGGTCGAAGCCGCCGAGAGCGTCCCAGACATCGCGGCGCACGAGCATTCCCGCGCTCGACACCGAAAGGACGCGCCGGTTGCCGTCGTGCTGGCCGTGGTCGAACTCGCGCGGTTCCAGGCCGGTCTCCCGGCGCCCCGCGCCGTCAATGGTCACGCCGACTTCGACCAGCATCCGGCGGTCGAACCAGTCGCGAAGCTTGGGGCCGAGCACGGCCGCGTGCGGGTCGTCGTCGGCGGCCAGCAACAGGTGCTGCAGCGCGTCGGGATCCGGGGTGCAGTCGTCGTGGACCAACCAGATCCACTCGACGGCGTCGGACGCCGCGCCGGGAAACTCGACGTTGGCGCGCGGGAGTTCAACGGCGGCCCGGATGGCGTCGCCGTAGCCGGTGCGCCTCGGGAGCTTGGTGATGGCGTCCGAAGCGATGTACTCGGCGAGAATCTCGCCGCTCCGGTCGCGGCTCCCCGTATCGGCGCCCACGACGCGCTGCACCGGCCGAGACTGCCCGCGTACGGCCTCCAGGGTCTCCGGGAGCCAGCGGGCGCCGTCGTGCGTGACGACGACCGCGGTAACGATGTGGCGGGCAGGGTCCAGAGGTAGCACGGCTGGGTGTTCGCTCTCGAAGGTTCGAGGTAAGGACGGTAGGACCGTTTCGGTCGGACACTATCGGCTGATCACGATACGCGACTCCGCAGACCGTCCGCGCCGATTCCGACACGACGTACCAACCCCTCGATCCTACCCGCAAAAACACCTGTGCCCTGGGCATCTACCCAGGGCACAGGCTTGACTCCGGTGTGACTAGATGATGTCGGACCAGAAATCGAAATCCTGTCCGGCGGCTTTCTTCAGCCGGCGACGTTCACGCTCGGAGAGTCCCCCCCAGATGCCGAAGCGTTCGTCATGCTCCAGCGCATATTCCAGGCACTCCGCCCGTACCTCGCATGACTGGCAGACCTTCTTCGCCTCACGTGTCGAGCCGCCCTTCTCGGGGAAGAACGCCTCGGGATCGGTCTGCGCGCACAAGGCACGTTCCTGCCAGCCCAGATCTTCGTCTGCGCCGTGCGCCAGCGGGATGACCTCGCTCATGCGCACCTCCTATTGCCCCCCTCGATGTACCCTCCCATTAGACCCCCGGGAGGGTGGAAACACACCTTGAAATTACACGTGTGTGGCTCGCTATACGTCAAGCACGTGGCGTGGTAATCAACTGAATATCATGTAACGAACCTTGGACGGTGGTTCGTTCATGCCCGTTCAGCGGAATTACCACGCCATTCCGTGTGGATCAAGGGG includes the following:
- a CDS encoding DUF5719 family protein; the encoded protein is MRLLVENRFALLGLVMVALAALFGVASALGATGAGTGGGVAEDPEVVEVESATRACPAPRGDDRASELAAFAPGNQQETGSLSVAENSGDDDRLGTAERMGQPWSEDTTDADRFSVARAEDGFATGLEVAQITLGEDDPYATEVRCVDPSVSTWFTAPGGEALQGTQLLLSNVDDDPATVSVDIYAPDGPVLAEETRGISIDPHDDEDISLTHLVEDTESIAVHVRSSKGRVGASLFAERTDLGQDWVPPTTEPAKRHVIPGVPEGGGTRRLVVATPDDEPATVSARVLTPDGEVEHESLDDLSVPPAASAMMSLEGPMEQQPGTVVVESDRPVAAGVAMERDSGEDTSYTAATAPLEGPLSTTAVVPANPEDTQSKLLFGAPKSNASVVVTAFGEEGAQGESQQVDIEAGHTLVAEVPSPEDAHALAIQVPEDSGPVYGARELTQSSDDDRATSTVPLRPAPTEVALPAVSDSLTSAVP
- a CDS encoding WhiB family transcriptional regulator, with amino-acid sequence MSEVIPLAHGADEDLGWQERALCAQTDPEAFFPEKGGSTREAKKVCQSCEVRAECLEYALEHDERFGIWGGLSERERRRLKKAAGQDFDFWSDII
- a CDS encoding glycosyltransferase family 2 protein → MLPLDPARHIVTAVVVTHDGARWLPETLEAVRGQSRPVQRVVGADTGSRDRSGEILAEYIASDAITKLPRRTGYGDAIRAAVELPRANVEFPGAASDAVEWIWLVHDDCTPDPDALQHLLLAADDDPHAAVLGPKLRDWFDRRMLVEVGVTIDGAGRRETGLEPREFDHGQHDGNRRVLSVSSAGMLVRRDVWDALGGFDRRLPLFRDDIDFCWRAGGAGHRVLIVTDAVAYHAEAAARRRRHLSATSDHPRRIDRRHALFVLLVNLPFGGMVGALLRNSFASALRVLTYAIVKQPANAFDEAAAITSVYLTPGRLIAGRFRRRRQRRRTYSAIRPFMARGVALRQFTDAVSNIASGAPASDTAGRHQAVTTPPPAEDDDPLRDDQSLVVRVLSKPGALLVLALTVVALVAERSLLIGERLAGGALPPVIGGASDLWSIYLASWHDIGIGTGAAAPPYVGLLALLSTVTFGKPWLAVTIILVGCVPLAGLTAYLLAKRVLHYGPAQIWMAGSYALLPMATGAVAQGRVGTALVHAMLPVLGLLVLRILTLPPRRSRRAAWTMALLLSIAAAFVPLVWLLALVVGVLVAVAFGHVGRRLYISIGIVLVAPLLLLLPWSLSLFRHPSLWLLEAGLHQPGATPASAGQLLMLSPGGPGTPPIWVTAGFIGAALCALLLLRRRMLVSIGWSIALFGILVAIVIGHMAVAPPYGGPTAPTWPGVALAFAATALLLSAATAAQSFGLMVRMGGLRRMFALAVAVLALTTPVSAAAVWMWNGAQGPLEGDAGPAMPGYLRSLSDDGSGVRTLVISPERDGSVTYSVLRGREPRVGEEQVPPEGQSHEALSQAVAGLVGGASGDEADVLAQFGIGYVLLPEPDIGDNADLTMVDTMDGTPGMARLLLSPEFAMWRLDEDTGRLRVADSDGAPTVLRETDHEAGTAEVPPGSGQRTLLLAEPSDGNWRATLDGTELEPTEAGAGLQAFELPAKGGDLEIERTGLIRQAWLITQAVLLAMAVVLALPGMRTEDDVREEEEQPTPRPRNPIGARRARGSARGTRRETRGHRRRRGRRKGGSS
- a CDS encoding DUF3499 domain-containing protein codes for the protein MSVVRRCSRTACRQPAVFTLTYVYADSTAVLGPLAAYVEPHCYDLCAMHAERLTAPRGWEVVRLPADNTAGGPGSDDLEALADAVREAARPPAAHSPVGQGIETGRKGHLRVVKSEPHHQDQSPGSSSRES
- a CDS encoding metallopeptidase family protein gives rise to the protein MTYSRTVRRVHRQRVQADRVRRRDRRGRGIRGPLTPPQLPISRSRAQIFDDLVLDAVERLERVWARELANVEFLVEDVPRVPTGITADDGIPFSRLESAGGGKARITIYRRPVEIRTREPEEMALLVYDTVVEEVANLLGLEPETIDPEA